The following is a genomic window from Fervidobacterium sp..
TTTTTATGTGTTTGATGAATGATATACATGATATTTAAAACACCTTCTTAGAATCGATAAGCAAGGTTACCGGTCCGTTGTTATGTATCTCAACTTCCATATGTTCTCCAAAAATCCCGGTCTGAACAAATACACCATAGCTTGCCACCAACTCAATAAATTTTTCGTACAATTGCTGTGCGATCAACGGGCTGGCACTATCCGTGTAAGATGGTCTTCTACCCTTTCTACAGTCACCGTAAAGGGTGAACTGAGAAATTATAAGCGCTTCACCATTAACATCTAGTAAAGATAGATTCATCTTTCCATTTTCATCATCAAAAATACGCAAATTAACAATCTTTTCCGCCATGTATTTTGCGTCGTCTATATCGTCATCTTTTCCAACACCAAGTAGAATAACTATACCTTTGTTTATTTTACCTACGATTACATTATCGACTGATACACTTGCCTTTGTAACACGTTGAACAACAGCTCTCACTAAGAACGCACCACCTTTCTAACACCTGGAGCCGTTTTGAAGAAGCCTATTATATTTTCTAGCTCCTCAAGTGACTTTACATTTACGTTTAGCGATATTATAACATAATCGTCTGATATGCTCTCAAATTTGAAATTTCTTATCTCTATTTTCTTATCCATCGCTCTTGAGAGTAAATCAGGTACACGTTCTTTTTTATCGAGTTCCATTTTCACAAGCACACCGAATTGTGCAGTGATATCGGGGCGCCAAATAGCTGGAAATTTTCTGTCATTTCCAAGATTTGATATATTTACACAACCGGCACGATGAATAACCAGTCCTCTTTTACTTGCTACACCAACTATTCTATCTCCAGGTATTGGATTGCAGCATTTGGCAAATACAGTTTCCAAACCATCGACTCCGTCAACAAGGACTAAAGTCCCCGTTGATTTTTTCTTTCTTGTCTCTATCTTTTTCTTTTGTTGTTCTTTGTAACCGAGAATAGCCATTAGATCTTCTTGTGTTATAGTCTTGTCTCCAAGCCGAGTTATGAATTCTTCTTCATCTATTTGATGAAGCACCTGATATTTTTTCAATTCTGGTCTTTCAAGCAGTTCTTCTATCGATACGTTAATTCTCTTGGCAACTCTGCGTAGTACATCTTTTCCACGCTCAATCAACTGCTCTCTTTCTTTTTCTTTGAAGAATCGTTTTATCTTCGCCTTTGTTCGTGGACTTTTTGCATATCTTAGCCAGTCAAGGCTTGGTCCTGGAGATGATTTGTTTACGATTATTTCAACGACATCACCATTGTTTAATTGATAATCTATAGGTACTATTCTTCCATTAACCTTAGCACCCGCGTAATGATGACCAACTTCTGTATGAACAGCGTATGCAAAATCAATAGGTGTGGCACCGTAAGGCAAGTGTATTATCTCACCTTTCGGAGTTAACACAAAAACTTCAGACATCTGGAGTTCTTTTTTCAAGTCATCTAAGCTTGCATAACCTTGCGCTAATTCCTTCCTCCATTCAGCAAGTCTAAGGATCCATTTTTGTTTTATATCTACAGTTTCTTCACCTTCTTTGTACACCCAGTGCGCTATTAAGCCGTATTCTGCTTCTTCATGCATTTGATAGTCTCTTATTTGTACTTCAAGAGGTTCACCAAACTGCGTTATCACCGTTGTATGTATGGAACGATAACCGTTGGATTTTGGAGCAGCTATGTAATCTTTAAATCGACCTGGTAATGGTACCCAAAGATTATGCACAATACCGATTGTTGTATAACAACTTGTCACGTCTTTTACAATAGCACGAAGCCCCATTAAATCAAAAAGTTCATTGAAATCTTTGCCTTTCTGCACCATCTTTTTCCAAATACTGTAATAGTGTTTATACCTCCCTTCAACTTTCGCATCTATGTTATGCTCCCTGAGGGAATTCAAAAGTTGTTCGATATAAACTTTCAACCTTTCTTCCCTTTCTACTCTTTTCTGAGCGATTAGCTGCTTTATTTTTTGATATTCTTCATAGTAAAGTACTTTGAAAGATAAGTCTTCAAGTTCTGATTTAATAACGTTAATACCAAGTTTATGTGCGATTGGAGCGTAAACTTCCAAAGTTTCCATAGCCTTGTACCTTTTCTTTTCAACATCATCAACAAAGTCTATTGTGCGCATGTTGTGTAACCTGTCTGCAAGTTTCACGAAAATGACCCTTATGTCTTCTGCCATTGCAAAAAGCATCTTTTGAATAGTCTCTAATTTTTTCCTTTGTTCTACATTTCCAACAGGTGCATTTATTTTGCTGACCTTTGTTACACCATCGACTATCAGTGCTATACTTTTTCCAAATCTCTTTTCTATCATTTCGTAAGTTACTTTACCGTTACTATCTTCTATTGCATCATGCAGTATAGCTGCAATTATGCTATCCATGTCAAGTTTCAACATTGCAACAATCTTTGCAACTTCAATAGGATGAACGATAAATGGTTCACCTGATTTTCTATACAAGCCTTCGTAGGCCATTTTAGCCATTTCTAAGGCTTGCTCGATTTTGTTCTTTTCGTCTTTGCTCACTTTTTTATCAAGTAGTCTTTCTAAATCTTTTACAAAATTTTCGCAATCTACACTAAAGTCTTCTTCTTCTGTCACTACTTTTTTATCTTCTGAATCTTTTAATCCGCCTTCCATATGGATACCTCTTTAATTTAATATTGTATTTTTTAAATAACCAATTTCTTAACGGCATCAAATTTTTCTTTATCAGCAACGTGTAAATATATGCTTGTGGTACTCAAATTTGCATGCCCTAAGAGTTCTTGAACGATTTTAACGTTTACGTTGTTCATTATCAAATGTGTTGCAAAAGAGTGTCTGAGTGTGTGAGGATGTATATGTTTTGTTATTCCAGCCCTCTTAGCAGCTCTCTTGACAATTCTAAAAACTGTTGATGGATGTACGGGTTTACCTTTGTTCTCTACAAAATAAATCTTGGGTTTATACGTATTTAAATATTTCTCAAGTAATGGAACGATTAACTCGTTGATTGGTACAAGTCTGTCTTTATTACCTTTACCCATCACAATTTTCAAATACGGTGGATAAAGTGAAATATCTTCAATTCTCAGATTACACAACTCACCAACACGTAGTCCACAAAAGTAAAGTAGTGAGATTATGGTCTTGTATTTTAGTTCTTTTACTTCATCGTAAGCATCCAACATTAACCTGACTTCCTCCATGGTAAGGAAGTTTGGAATTTTCTTTCTTAATCTCGGATGTCTTATTCTTTCCGTTGGATTTTCACCTATTAAACCGAGTAACTGTAAGTAATCATAAATAGTTTTTATCGAAGAAATATACCGAGAAATAGTGCTCTCTGTAACATTATCGCCTGTTATTTCACCTTTTGACAACGCTTTCACAAAATTCTCCACGTCGGATCTTGTGACATCCTTTGGAGCTTTTTGGACATACTCGAAGAATCGCTTTATATCTTTTAAATACGCCTTAACTGTGTTTTCGGAACTTCTTCTGACATGTACGAGGTAGTCTTCGTACATTCTAAGTAAAGTTTGTATATCGATACCTAATCACTCCCATTTGAACCTTCCGTATCTTCAACAAGCAGTTCATATGCCTTTTTAGCAGCATCTTTCTCGGCATCTTTTTTTGAATATCCACTTCCAGTTGATATCTTGCGTCCTTGTATATACAGCTCAACCGTAAACTTCCCATTCTCATCATTTTTAACGGTTCTGTATTCCGGCAGTTCTTTGTAACGCTCCTGGGTTATTTCTTGTAAAGCGGTTTTATAATCGAATATTCTCTGACCTGTCAAAAAGATCTCTATCGCCGTAGCAAAATTTCTACCAAAAACATTTATTACACTTTTAAGTCCGCCATCAAGGTAAATAGCGGCACATAAAGCCTCAAATGCATCTGCAAGAATACTGCTTCTTGATCTCCCACCCGTTTTTTCTTCACCTTTGCCAAGGAAGATGTACCTACCAAGCTGATATTCATTTGCTATTTCGGTAAGTACTTCTTCGCTGGCAACGGCTCCCTTAACTTTTGCCATATCTCCTTCCGTTGCTTCAGGATAGTTTCTGTAAAGCAAATCACAAACTACCAACTCTACAACAGCATCTCCAAGAAACTCCAGTCTTTCATTGTTTTTAATATTTCTACCAAGCTGATTCACTTCGTATGTGTAACTTGAGTGGCAGAGGGCATTGAACAAGAGCATGATATCTTTGAAACGATATCCGAGTTTTTCCTCAAATTCTCCAAGTATTCGTC
Proteins encoded in this region:
- the dtd gene encoding D-aminoacyl-tRNA deacylase, which codes for MRAVVQRVTKASVSVDNVIVGKINKGIVILLGVGKDDDIDDAKYMAEKIVNLRIFDDENGKMNLSLLDVNGEALIISQFTLYGDCRKGRRPSYTDSASPLIAQQLYEKFIELVASYGVFVQTGIFGEHMEVEIHNNGPVTLLIDSKKVF
- a CDS encoding bifunctional (p)ppGpp synthetase/guanosine-3',5'-bis(diphosphate) 3'-pyrophosphohydrolase, which encodes MEGGLKDSEDKKVVTEEEDFSVDCENFVKDLERLLDKKVSKDEKNKIEQALEMAKMAYEGLYRKSGEPFIVHPIEVAKIVAMLKLDMDSIIAAILHDAIEDSNGKVTYEMIEKRFGKSIALIVDGVTKVSKINAPVGNVEQRKKLETIQKMLFAMAEDIRVIFVKLADRLHNMRTIDFVDDVEKKRYKAMETLEVYAPIAHKLGINVIKSELEDLSFKVLYYEEYQKIKQLIAQKRVEREERLKVYIEQLLNSLREHNIDAKVEGRYKHYYSIWKKMVQKGKDFNELFDLMGLRAIVKDVTSCYTTIGIVHNLWVPLPGRFKDYIAAPKSNGYRSIHTTVITQFGEPLEVQIRDYQMHEEAEYGLIAHWVYKEGEETVDIKQKWILRLAEWRKELAQGYASLDDLKKELQMSEVFVLTPKGEIIHLPYGATPIDFAYAVHTEVGHHYAGAKVNGRIVPIDYQLNNGDVVEIIVNKSSPGPSLDWLRYAKSPRTKAKIKRFFKEKEREQLIERGKDVLRRVAKRINVSIEELLERPELKKYQVLHQIDEEEFITRLGDKTITQEDLMAILGYKEQQKKKIETRKKKSTGTLVLVDGVDGLETVFAKCCNPIPGDRIVGVASKRGLVIHRAGCVNISNLGNDRKFPAIWRPDITAQFGVLVKMELDKKERVPDLLSRAMDKKIEIRNFKFESISDDYVIISLNVNVKSLEELENIIGFFKTAPGVRKVVRS
- a CDS encoding tyrosine-type recombinase/integrase encodes the protein MYEDYLVHVRRSSENTVKAYLKDIKRFFEYVQKAPKDVTRSDVENFVKALSKGEITGDNVTESTISRYISSIKTIYDYLQLLGLIGENPTERIRHPRLRKKIPNFLTMEEVRLMLDAYDEVKELKYKTIISLLYFCGLRVGELCNLRIEDISLYPPYLKIVMGKGNKDRLVPINELIVPLLEKYLNTYKPKIYFVENKGKPVHPSTVFRIVKRAAKRAGITKHIHPHTLRHSFATHLIMNNVNVKIVQELLGHANLSTTSIYLHVADKEKFDAVKKLVI
- the rnc gene encoding ribonuclease III, which codes for MRDRERRILGEFEEKLGYRFKDIMLLFNALCHSSYTYEVNQLGRNIKNNERLEFLGDAVVELVVCDLLYRNYPEATEGDMAKVKGAVASEEVLTEIANEYQLGRYIFLGKGEEKTGGRSRSSILADAFEALCAAIYLDGGLKSVINVFGRNFATAIEIFLTGQRIFDYKTALQEITQERYKELPEYRTVKNDENGKFTVELYIQGRKISTGSGYSKKDAEKDAAKKAYELLVEDTEGSNGSD